The Drechmeria coniospora strain ARSEF 6962 chromosome 02, whole genome shotgun sequence genome has a segment encoding these proteins:
- a CDS encoding Actin cytoskeleton-regulatory complex protein PAN1, which produces MYSNSNAFLGPNSQRPGGQQFAAPPFNGSSMGAGQQMGQQQPSPFVPQPTGFGQQPPLQQQYTGYPMQTQPGGFEQQQQQQQQPLPQQYTGLPVQPQRQSSFQTVAPPMPSMPPQFQEQPLRQTGFSPSPQPTSGLAPPPPVPVKPQPTGFNEMAASFQTGTAPQGAADRKKGNIIPNIRLSFITAQDQSKFETLFKSAVGEGSATMSGDKARDLLLRSRLDGDSLSHIWTLADTTRAGQLYFPEFALAMYLCNLKLTGKALPSGLPQNIKNEVSSMVDIISFSVVEDKPPAGNASGFRPAEPPSNQQPLLQSTDSQLLQSQMTGFPGPAGFASQPQGLPSQPTGFLAMQNPQPTGYNGPLPPMPSMPTGIGLGQPVAPLNAQPTGRPNQWGLVNAPATGLPNIDALQARMMPQQGREAGTFTTQGLRGNAVIPWAITKEEKTRYDDLFRAWDGFGKGHIGGDQAIEIFGQSGLEKPDLERVWTLSDNGNKGRLDLDEFAVAMHLIYRKLNGYPLPSTLPPELVPPSTRNFSQSIGTLKSMLHQESDQRKNTGASLLPQKTGVSYMKNRSFRGAAGVGGGGRKDATVFRNDDEDFGYRSSARRRVGDNSARSNSPASVGSNEDLTLDQLRKKVKEKQILLDAMDFADEKNNEEDDVLDRRDRREAEELYRRIRRMQGDIDAHPDAALSTGDSDAERRALKRQLQNLTDKVPDLASQVRKTEKAIMEARLELFRLKDAKAHPGSGAPIVGTGPGGAVTESDRVKARAKAMMQQRTAALTGKKIDVGSEDLDGPKRLEEETIKVKQEKETNEGMVRDVEESVGDFARGLEDSLKEGGKDSTSEHERRRWEDGLGVEDEVRDFIFDLQRESRSNRLRARDQRPARPAAPAEEARPERVASPRLESPVSTSRAATPPAGGGSYASYKTPEERAAFIKQQAEQRMAERLAALGIKAPSKSGGESAAQRVEREKSERAAKLRQAEEEDARREAERQARLAEEQGVPPPAPASETPQADARQPPPPPARKAGKSGAKESEGEHAARAAEEARLTEQHERQLRETRKME; this is translated from the coding sequence ATGTATTCCAACTCGAATGCCTTCCTGGGGCCCAACAGCCAGCGCCCAGGCGGCCAGCAGTTTGCTGCACCGCCATTCAACGGCAGCAGCATGGGTGCCGGGCAGCAGATGGGACAGCAGCAGCCGAGCCCGTTTGTGCCGCAGCCAACGGGCTTCGGTCAGCAACCACCACTCCAGCAGCAGTATACGGGCTATCCGATGCAGACGCAGCCTGGGGGGTttgagcagcagcagcagcagcagcagcagcctctGCCGCAGCAGTACACGGGACTCCCCGTTCAACCCCAGCGGCAGTCGAGCTTCCAGACGGTGGCcccgccgatgccatccaTGCCGCCGCAGTTCCAAGAGCAGCCCCTTCGACAGACCGGCTTCTCACCTTCGCCGCAGCCGACCTCGGgcttggcgccgccgccgcctgtgCCCGTGAAGCCGCAGCCCACCGGCTTCAACGAGATGGCAGCCTCGTTCCAAACGGGAACCGCACCTCAAGGCGCGGCCGACCGGAAGAAGGGCAACATCATCCCCAACATCAGACTATCCTTCATAACCGCCCAGGATCAGTCCAAGTTCGAAACGCTCTTCAAAtcagccgtcggcgagggctcGGCGACCATGTCCGGCGATAAAGCCCGGGATTTGCTGCTCCGCTCGCGGCTGGATGGTGATTCCCTGTCCCACATCTGGACGTTGGCCGATACGACTCGTGCCGGCCAGCTATACTTTCCCGAgttcgccctcgccatgtATCTGTGCAACCTAAAGCTGACGGGCAAGGCACTGCCCTCGGGCCTGCCGCAGAACATCAAAAATGAAGTGTCGAGCATGGTGGACATCATAAGCTtcagcgtcgtcgaggacaagCCTCCGGCGGGCAACGCGTCTGGCTTTCGACCGGCCGAGCCACCTTCCAACCAGCAGCCCCTCCTCCAGTCGACCGACTCCCAGCTGCTCCAGTCCCAGATGACGGGCTTCCCAGGCCCGGCAGGATTCGCGAGCCAGCCCCAAGGCCTGCCGTCGCAGCCGACGGGCTTCCTGGCCATGCAGAACCCTCAGCCGACGGGCTACAACGGACctctgccgccgatgccctcGATGCCTACCGGtatcggcctcggccagcccGTCGCGCCGCTGAACGCCCAGCCGACCGGACGACCCAACCAGTGGGGCCTGGTCAACGCGCCGGCCACTGGGCTGCCGAACATCGATGCCCTGCAGGCCAGGATGATGCCTCAGCAAGGTCGCGAGGCCGGCACCTTTACCACCCAGGGCCTTCGGGGCAATGCCGTCATTCCGTGGGCCATCacgaaggaggagaagacgCGGTACGACGATTTGTTCCGCGCTTGGGACGGCTTTGGAAAGGGACACATCGGCGGCGATCAAGCCATCGAGATCTTTGGCCAGAGCGGCCTCGAGAAGCCCGACCTCGAGAGAGTTTGGACCTTGTCGGATAACGGAAACAAGGGCCGGCTGGACCTGGACGAAtttgccgtcgccatgcaCTTGATCTACAGGAAGCTCAACGGCTACCCCCTCCCCAGCACGCTACCTCCCGAGCTCGTCCCGCCCTCGACTCGCAACTTCAGCCAGTCTATAGGCACGCTCAAGTCGATGCTGCACCAGGAGTCGGACCAGCGCAAGAACACGGGCgcctccctcctcccccaGAAGACGGGCGTCAGCTACATGAAGAACCGGTCGTTTCGGGGTGCCGCCGGTGTCGGGGGGGGCGGCCGGAAGGATGCCACCGTCTTtcgcaacgacgacgaggatttTGGATACAGGTCCAGCGCCCGCCGCAGGGTGGGCGACAACTCGGCGAGGTCCAACTCCCCGGCGTCGGTTGGGTCCAACGAGGACCTGACGCTGGATCAGCTTCGCAAGAAAGTCAAGGAGAAGCAGATCCTCCTGGACGCCATGGAtttcgccgacgagaagaaCAACGAAGAAGATGACGTTCTCGACAGGAGAGATCGCCGCGAGGCCGAAGAGCTGTACCGGCGCATCCGACGCATGCAGGGAGACATTGACGCACACCCAGACGCGGCGCTTTCCACGGGCGATTCCGACGCCGAGAGGCGGGCGTTGAAGCGTCAACTCCAAAATCTCACCGACAAGGTGCCCGATCTTGCCTCGCAGGTGCGAAAGACGGAAAAGGCCATCATGGAGGCCAGACTGGAGCTCTTTCGCCTCAAGGATGCCAAGGCTCACCCGGGCAGCGGCGCTcccatcgtcggcaccgggcccggcggcgccgtgaCCGAGTCCGATCGAGTCAAGGCTCGAGCCAAGGCCATGATGCAGCAGAGAACGGCGGCGCTGACGGGCAAGAAGATTGACGTCGGATCCGAGGATCTCGATGGGCCCAAACGtctcgaggaggagacgatcAAGGTGAAGCAGGAAAAGGAGACGAACGAGGGCATGGTCCGCGACGTGGAGGAGAGCGTCGGCGATTTCGctcgcggcctcgaggacAGCCTCAAGGAGGGCGGCAAGGACAGCACGAgcgagcacgagcggcgACGTTGGGAAGACGGCCTcggtgtcgaggacgaggtccgAGATTTCATCTTTGATCTCCAGCGCGAGAGCCGCTCCAACCGGCTCCGCGCACGAGACCAGCGGCCGGCTCGTCCCGCCGCTCCGGCGGAGGAGGCACGACCGGAGAGGGTGGCCAGCCCTCGGCTCGAGAGTCCCGTCTCGACGTCCCGCGCCGCCACGccccccgccggcggcggctcgtaCGCGTCGTACAAGACGCCAGAGGAGCGTGCCGCGTTCATCAAGCAGCAGGCCGAACAGCGAATGGCCGAACGCTtggccgccctcggcatcaAGGCGCCGTCCAAGAGCGGCGGAGAGAGCGCGGCCCAACGGGTGGAGCGCGAAaagagcgagcgagcggccaAGCTTCGGCAggcggaggaagaggacgcCCGGCGAGAGGCCGAGCGGCAGGCTCGCCTTGCCGAGGAGCAGGGCGTGCcgcctcccgctcccgcGAGCGAAACACCGCAGGCCGATGCTcggcagccgccgccgccgcctgctcggAAGGCGGGCAAGTCTGGCGCCAAGGAAtccgagggcgagcacgCCGCacgagcggccgaggaggctaGGCTTACGGAACAACACGAGCGTCAACTTCGCGAGACGCGAAAGATGGAGTGA
- a CDS encoding forkhead box protein L2, with product MAGSTRFPGPNEPVHIYQDDMFDRQAPMTSHAPMPAVTKPARRPLSGASANVVLKPPFASAASYSPHKAAASEPRSPLNRSPLRSSHPNRFNVLAMAPPMTDGPTTDSLQKRPQLSNFRTASHRAPREPAAGYGKENVHPHLFPAPHAVGNLSVEAYYRKSNGKRGLMDAAPIKDARPAKKSRPDEATPPMTTTTTPTPTTFDSFPPIHDDGGKPPHSYAQLIGMAILRSPLCRLTLAQIYKWISDNYSFYSPNDAGWQNSIRHNLSLHKNFKKIERPKDDPGKGNYWTIEPGTEFQFFKEKPTRKAAPTAENLPVMSTRLEPPRPPPTTAPAQEPALPPPPPPAPTVLPQGPPPSSLPPLPTPRPPASMSAELSSDATIPVSDGTAADELAERSAEADLPPGSSLYSPLPVNLHSSPPVARHAEPQGGTPPSDAHQSVSSALRSHKRRFASMDDSGYISSLDSSVVRPNQKALLLTSEADRPRIKRGRAEEEIARLRGSSPFSPTKSRSLSTYGPVSSSPLRQANEKQMLPPLTPVVKMKPPAPQPPSASPNTNLRIHRDKVRHMLQSPLRRVTGVGGEESMPWSPAFHLDESIYVFDDLAGHGGGEFDIFHDMTAMDDAVFQTVSSAAMGSPVKRSAKRARLDRSVSASALGAATGSAGKKAASSSMPLLKVTESPSRFFDTPSKAFEGLGSPSKLFQDSPIRNLSPSKFSGLDMTADADWPGLMFGANDFMCHGETGPADFAGLDILQGFEKIGSGAAPAKQAKNAKPSLARSFSTRF from the coding sequence ATGGCTGGCTCGACGCGCTTTCCGGGGCCCAACGAACCCGTGCACATCTACCAGGACGACATGTTCGACAGGCAGGCGCCCATGACGAGCCACGCTCCCATGCCGGCCGTCACCAAGCCGGCCCGCCGCCCGCTGAGCGGCGCGAGCGCCAACGTCGTCCTGAAGCCCCccttcgcctcggccgcgagctaCTCGCCGCacaaggccgccgcctcggagcCGCGCTCGCCCCTCAACCGATCGCCCCTGCGGTCCTCGCACCCCAACCGCTTCAACGTgctcgccatggcgccgCCCATGACGGACGGCCCGACGACGGATTCCCTCCAGAAGCGGCCCCAGCTCTCCAACTTCCGCACCGCCTCGCACCGCGCGCCCCGGGAACCGGCCGCCGGCTACGGCAAGGAGAACGTCCACCCCCACCTCTTCCCGGCCCcccacgccgtcggcaacctGTCGGTCGAGGCCTACTATCGCAAGTCGAACGGCAAGCGAGGCCTCATGGACGCGGCGCCCATCAAGGACGCGCGGCCCGCCAAGAAGTCGAggcccgacgaggcgacgccgccgatgacgacgacgacgacgccgacgccgacgacgttcgATTCCTTCCCGCCcatccacgacgacggcgggaaGCCGCCGCACAGCTACGCCCAGCTCATCGGCATGGCCATCCTCCGCTCGCCCCTGTGCCGCCTCACCCTCGCCCAGATCTACAAGTGGATCAGCGACAACTACTCCTTCTACAGCCCCAACGACGCCGGCTGGCAGAACAGCATCCGCCACAACCTCAGCCTGCACAAGAACTTCAAGAAGATTGAGCGCCCCAAGGACGACCCCGGCAAGGGCAACTACTGGACCATCGAGCCCGGCACAGAGTTCCAGTTCTTCAAGGAGAAGCCGACGCgcaaggcggcgccgacggccgagaacCTGCCCGTCATGTCGACGCGCCTCgagccacctcggccgccgccgacgacggcgcccgcccAGGAGCCCGCgctgccaccgccgccgccgccggcccccACGGTGCTGCCGCAAGGGCCGCCACcttcgtcgctgccgccgctcccgACGCCGCGGCCTCCGGCCTCAATGTCCGCCGAGCTCTCGTCCGACGCCACAATCCCCGTCTCggacggcaccgccgccgacgagctcgccgaacggtccgccgaggccgacctgCCCCCGGGCTCGTCGCTCTACTCGCCCCTGCCCGTGAACCTGcactcgtcgccgcccgtcgcccgccaCGCCGAGCCGCAGGGCGGCACGCCGCCCTCGGACGCGCACCAGTCGGTGTCGTCGGCGCTGCGGTCGCACAAGCGACGCTTCGCCTCGATGGACGACAGCGGCTACATCTCCTCGCTCGACTCGTCGGTCGTCCGGCCCAACCAGAAGGCGCTCCTGCTCACGTCGGAGGCGGACCGGCCGCGCATCAAGCGCGGCCGCGCCGAGGAAGAGATTGCCCGCCTGCGCGGCTCCTCGCCCTTTAGCCCGACAAAGTCGCGCTCGCTGTCGACGTACGggcccgtctcgtcgtcgccgctgcgcCAGGCCAACGAGAAGCAGATGCTGCCGCCCCTGACGCCCGTCGTCAAGAtgaagccgccggcgccgcagccgccgtcggcctcgcccaaCACGAACCTGCGCATCCACCGCGACAAAGTGCGCCACATGCTGCAGTCGCCTCTGCGCCGCGTcacgggcgtcggcggcgaggagagcaTGCCGTGGAGCCCGGCCTTTCACCTCGACGAGAGCATCTACGTcttcgacgacctcgccggccacggcggcggcgagttcGACATCTTCCACGACATGACggccatggacgacgccgtcttCCAGACGGTgagctcggccgccatgggGTCGCCCGTCAAGCGGTCGGCCAAGCGCGCCCGCCTCGACCgctccgtctcggcctcggccctcggcgccgccacgggctcggccggcaagaaggcggcgtcgtcgtcgatgccgctgcTCAAGGTCACCGAGTCGCCCTCGCGCTTCTTCGACACGCCGAGCAAGGCCTTTGAGGGTCTCGGCTCGCCCTCGAAGCTCTTCCAGGACTCGCCCATCCGCAACCTCTCGCCGAGCAAGTTCTCGGGCCTCgacatgacggccgacgccgactggCCGGGCCTCATGTTCGGCGCCAACGACTTCATGTGCCACGGCGAGACGGGCCCGGCCGActttgccggcctcgacatcTTGCAGGGCTTCGAGAAGATTGGCTCGggcgcggcgccggcgaagcAGGCCAAGAACGCCAAGCCGTCGCTCGCCCGAAGCTTCTCCACGAGGTTCTAG